A stretch of DNA from Sphingopyxis sp. MWB1:
ATGGCCACGCGGGAAAGCTAGCCGCGTGCTTGGACCGCGGTGAGCCTCGACGCGCCATGTGGGGCGGCCGACCTATTGAGGAGAGATTTTGATGTTCAACCGTTTCCGCTCCCTGCCCGCCACGGCGATGGCCGCTGTGCTGGGTTGCGCGCTGACGATGACGGCGACCCCCGCCGCTGCGCGCGAGAAGGCGAAGAAGGAAGAGGCAAGCAAAGGAAATCAGCTTGCCCCCAGCCGTGAATTCACACCCGCGCTCAAAAAACTGACCGATGCTGCCCAAGGCAAGGATGCCGCGGCCCTTCAGGCTGCGTTGACCGAGGCCGAAGCATCGGCGGCCAAGGCTGACGATCATTATCTCACTGCCTTTTATCGGCTGCAGCTGGGAATTTTGAACAAGGACCAGGCAATTCAGGCACAGGCGCTCGACGCCATGCTCGATTCGGGACTGACCCCGCCTGAGAATGCGGCGACCTATAATTTCTTCTCCGGCAATTTTGCTTATGCCGCCAAGGATTATGCGAAGGCGATTCAGCGACTGGAAGCGGCGCAGGCCGCCGGTTCAACCGAAGCCGCGCTCACCCCGATTCTGATGGACAGCTATTTGAATGCTGGCCAGATCGACAAGGGCTGGGCCATTGCCAAGGCCGAGATTGAAGCCCGTCGCGCGGCCGAGGAACGCCCCGGCGAAGAATTGTTCGTGCGCCCTGCACAGGCTTTTCAAAAGGCCAACCGCACGCCGGACGTGCTGGAAGTGCTGACGATGCGCGTTGAAGATTACAGCACCCCGGCCACCTGGCGGAATACGCTGTATATATTGCTGCAGCAGGCTGGCGGGGACAAGGATCTGAGCCTCGACATATTGCGCCTGATGCGCGCTACCGGCTCGATGACGGATCGCGCCGAATATTCGGAATATGCCGCGCTGGCGACCGAGGCCGGCTATCCGGGCGAAGTCGTGTCGCTGATCAAGCAGGGGCAGGCGAAAGGCGTGATTCCTGCAAGCGACGTGCATTTCAAGGGCGTGCTCGATTCGCAAACGCCGCGCGCGCGCGATGACGAGGCGGCGCTTGCCGCCGATGCGGGCAAGGCCTCGACCAAGGCTAATCCCAAGGTTGCGCTGGGAACGGCCGATGCGCTGGTCGGCAATGGCGATTATGCCAAGGCGATTCCGCTGTACGAAGCCGCGCTCGCCGCGGGTGCCAATCCGGTTGCCCAATATCGTCTGGGCGTCGCGCAGGTGCAGGCCGGCCAATATGACGCCGGCATCGCAACCCTGGCGAAGGTCGAAGGCAACCGGGCCCGCCTTGCGCGCTTGTGGTCCGTGCACGCCAAGCAGAAGGCAAGCGGGTCTGCCGGATAAGATCGACCCTGTCGGATAAGAAAAGGGCGCCGGTCCAAGGCAGGATCGGCGCCCCTTTTTATAAGCGAATGTCGGCGATGCGGCGTCAGGCCTGAACGGGAATGCCAGCCAATTGCTTCGCAGTGCGAATCGTGAGCGATGTTTTGACGCTTGTCACATTGGGTGCCGAGGTGAGCTGCGCGGTGAGGAAGGCCTGAAAGCTTTGCAGATCGCGCGCCACGACCTTGAGCAGAAAGTCGATTTCACCATTCAGCATATAGCATTCGCGGACCTCGGGCAGATCGGCGATATAATCTTCAAACGCCTGAAGATCGGATTCGGCCTGGCTACGCAGGCTGACCATCGCAAACACGGTAATGCCATAGCCCAGCTTGGCCGGATCGAGATCGGCGTGATAGGACCGGATAACCCCGCTTTCTTCCAGCGCACGGACGCGGCGCAAGCAGGGGGGCGCTGTTAACCCGACGTGATGGGCAAGCTCGACGTTGGTGATGCGTCCATTCTTCTGCAACTCGTCGAGAATTTGCAGATCAATTTCATCGAATTTCTGACTGGCCATTGCTGAAACTTCCATCGCGAATATCTGGCGCGACCATAATATTATTTCAGCCGATTGCAATTGTCCCACAATGCGACGTGGATGGTTAATGCACTTTCGCAGCAAGCCATTTCACGCTAGCCGCTAAGAATATGCTAACCAAACCGCTGGGGGAGGGGCCCGTGCGTCACTCGCCCGACCCGATGATCGACACAATTTTGCGTCAGTCGCCCGGTGAAGGGCGGGGTGCGGTGGCAGCGTGGCGCCAGTTGACCGATATATTGGCGCAGCGGGGCAACAGCCTTTCTGAATCGGATGTTCTCAGGGCCTTGCGCGCTTTGGCGCTGTTACGCCCGCGGATCGAGGAAAGGATAAGGCGCGATACCGCTTTGGCGGTGGCGCGGCATGGGCGTTTTGCGCCGCTTGTCGCCTTTTACGCGCATGATGTTCCATCGGTGGCAGTCGCAATGCTGCAAAATGCCCGCCTTGATGAACCGGATTGGTTGGCGCTGCTGCCCGCAACCGGGGCCATGGCGCGTTCAGTTCTGGCGGGTCGGGGGGATCTCCCGCTGCGGGTTCGGCGTGCGCTCGCCAGCCTTGGAGCAGCGTCGATGGCGCTTCCCGCCGCTTCGCACCAGGCGGCGGAAGTCCAAGCGGATGCGGAACCAGAACAAGCGCCTCCGCGCGCGGCAGGCGGAAGCCAGATCAGCGAACTGGTTCGCCGAATCGACAAGTTCAAATCGTCGCGCGCGCAAAAAGAATCGAGCGCGGAACGAACGGATCAGGTTGCCGCGTTCCGTTTTGAAACCGGTGCCGACGGCCTGTTTTGCTGGGTGGAAGGAGTCGCACGCGGGGCGGCCATCGGCCTTTCTCTGGCCGAGGCGGCCTATGGCGAGGAAACCGGTGTGGACGCCGCTGCGGCAGGCGCTTTTCGGCAACGCGCCGAAATCGTCAACGCGCAGTTGCGGCTCGCAGGACGCAACAAGGAGGCCGGGGAATGGCGGCTTTCGGCACGTCCGCGCTTCGATCCGGCAACGGGACAATTTATAGGGTATCGCGGTCATGCGCGGCGACCGTTGGCCAATGAGCGCCCCTATGGACGCTCCAGCGAAGAAGAATCGGGCGATTCGATTCGGCAGCTGATTCATGAGCTTCGCAGTCCCCTGAATGCTATTTCGGGCTTTGCGCAGATCATTGCAGGACAAATGTTCGGCCCCGTCAGCGGCGCTTACCGGGCGATGGCGGAGGGAGTCATTACCGATGCAGCATCGATTCAGGCGATTATCGACGACCTGCATCTCGCCACCCGGCACGAGCCTGCCCCTCCCGCTGATGATGAAGAGCAACGGGAAGCCGCCGATATCGCGGCCGTTACCCAGAAGGTAGAGGATGATCTGGCGCCCTTGCTCGCGGATCAGGGGGTGCGCCTCAGCCTTTCGCGCATTGGCGGGCCTTTCCTCGCGCATGTGGTCGAGCATGACGCCCGTCGCATGATCGGGCGCCTGGTCACTGCGATGGTCGATATTTGCGAGCCTGGTGCCAATTTGGTCGGCCAGCTTTTGCTGGATGCGTCGGAGACAGGGATGCTGCGGCTGCGTATCGTCAGACCCGCCGCTATTCGTTTTGCCTCTGCCGAAGAATTGCTCGATCCCGGCTTCAGCCCGGAAGGAGAGGCACCCGGTGCTGCGATTCTGAGTCTGGGATTCTCGCTGCGGTTGGTGGACCGTCTGGCCCGCGCCGTTGGCGGAGAGTTGGAGATCGGACACAACGCCTTGACCTTGCGATTGCGATCCGCCACGTCGAATCCCCGAACGGAGGATGAGCCTTCGCCGGATATTCAGCGAAACGAGTAATTCGCTATATCCGCAAAAGGTCAAGGAGACAGGGTGCAGTCCGCGAGCGATCTTCTCATGCCGCCGACGCCGCCAAATCTGGTGACTCTCTCCGAGGGTGAGGCTTCGCGTTTCTGGGTAACCATTGATGCCGAAGAGGATTTTGACTGGGCGGGGCCGTTTTCCCGTACCGGGCATCGGCTCGATTCGGTGCCGGCTCTGGCGGATTGTCAGCATTATTTCGAACAAGCCGGGGTGTGCCCCATTTATCTGGTCGACTGGCCCATCGTCGAGGATGACCGGGCCGTCGAGATATTGGGAAATGCCTTGCGAGGTGGACGATGCGAAGTCGGCGCGCAACTCCACCCCTGGGTGACGCCGCCGTTCGAGGAAGAGGTCAACGCCCATAATAGCTATACGGGCAATCTTCCGCCGGAGCTCCAGCGTGCAAAAATGGCTGCGCTGCAACGCGGCATAGAGGATCGGTTCGGGGTGGCGCCGCTGGTTTATCGCGCCGGGCGCTATGGCCTCGGCCATGACACAGCTACGATGCTTGCCGAACTCGGGTTCCGCTGCGACACATCGGTGCGCTCCGCCTTTGACTATCGGCCCGGTCATGGGCCCGATTATCGCAACGCACCGCTTCAGCCCTGGTGGGTCGAAACCGATGTTCAGCCTATTTTAGAAGTGCCGGTGACGACTGTTTTCGGTGGGCTGCTTGGCGGGAAAGGACGCGGGCTTTACCATCGGCTGACGCGCGGCGGGTCGCATGCGGGGGCGGCGCTGGCGCGTTCGCGGTTGGTGGAACGTATCGCGCTGACGCCGGAAGGCATTCCCGCCGAACGTGCGTGCAAGGCGATTGATATCGCCCTGGCGCGGCGCTTACCGATATTGAACTTTTCCTTTCATTCGCCTTCGCTGCAGCCGGGGAATACACCCTATGTGCGCGACGAGGCGGATCTGGTGCGTTTCTATCGCTGGTGGGATATCGTACTGGATCATCTGAAGCGCCGGGGGGTCGAACCGACCAGCGCGGCGGAAATTCTGGCCATGGCGGATCAAAAACGCGGCGCGCATTGAGCATCATGCTTGCCAATTGCCCGACGCCTCCGCTATCGCGCCTTCATCCCTTCGGGGGCCTGTAGCTCAATGGTTAGAGCTGGCCGCTCATAACGGCTAGGTTGCGGGTTCGAGTCCTGCCGGGCCCACCATTTCCGATCTTTATCTGCGCTGTCTCGATTGCGGCGCGGCAGGGTTGTTCGGGATAGACTTGCCTTGCTGCCCCGTCTAAGGGGCGGAGCCGGTCGGGGAGTAGCGCAGCCCGGTAGCGCGCCTGCTTTGGGAGCAGGATGTCGCAGGTTCGAATCCTGTCTCCCCGACCAAGCAGCTTTCTCTGCTGCCATTCATCTCCCCTTCCTCCGTCCAATTGGTCGCAGCTCTGTGCTTTCCGCGCGACGGAACGATGGAACATCGCCTTGATGGCTCCGTTGATAGAGCAGGTAGCGCGGGATGCTGCCGTCATAACCAAGGAGAAGGAGTATGACCGACACGTTGGAACGCAACGAAACCCATCGCCTCATTTCGTCTGAAAAGGTCGAGGGAACGGCGGTATACAGCCCTGAGAGCGACAAGCTTGGGACCGTCAGCCATGTGATGATCGACAAAAGATCAGGGCAAGCCGAATATGCCGTCCTGGAATTTGGCGGATTGTTCGGAATTGGCAGCGATCATTATCCCATTCCCTGGGATATGCTGAGCTATGATACGGACAAGGGGGGCTATATCGTCAACCTGTCGAAAGAGCAGATCGAAGGCGCTCCTCGCTATCAGCGCGATAGCATGCCTGTTTATGATGACAACTATGGACGGACGGTATTCAGCTATTACGGGCTGAATTATCCGGCCCTTTGACCATGAAACGCAAATATGGGGAGCCGTCGTTCCATAAAGCCCGGCACGTACGGGGCGGGGAAATCATATTGAACACGGATCGGCGCCGTTACATTTTCATGGGAGGGTTGATAGCCTTCATCCTGTTTGCGCTGGCGGCGGCGATTTTGGCCCCCAATTGATAGAAGCCATATCCTGCAGGTAAAAAAGGCGGCCTTCCAGTGGAAGACCGCCCTTTTTGTCAAAGCCCTTGAAAAAGGGCCGCGACTTACTTCGCTTCTTCAGCCGGAGCAGCTTCAGCAGCAGCGTCGGTTGCTTCAGCGGTCGCAGCAGCAGCAGCGTCGGTCGCTTCAACAGCAGCAGCTTCAGCGCCTTCAGCAGCAGCTTCAGCGCCAGCAGCGGCAGCTTCAGCGCCTTCTTCAGCAACAGCTTCAGCAGCCGGGGCGTCGACGGTTGCTTCTTCAGCAGCCTTTTCACCGCAAGCGGCGAGGGCGAACATGCTGGCAGCAGCAGCGATAGCAGCAAATTTCTTCATGGTCTGTGGGCTCCCTAAAATGCCTATCCGCGCCGGGAAGTTGTTTCCCGCTACGCGAGCGGCGGGATTTAGCTGTTCCGTAACAATCGTCAACAAAAATAATTGAGATGGCGATTAAGGCCAGAATAGCGTGTCTTTTTGGGAGAGGGGCGACGGCGTCCAAGGGTGCCTGGCGCCGCAAGAATCATTCAACCCTCTCTCTAACGCAGGTGGTTGGTCGATAAAAGGGGGCCGAGCTCGGCGGCGACAAGCACCCAAAAGGAGTGAGCGAGACGAAAGCGGGCTGAGGCGCCGATTGCCAAGGCGACGCCCATTCGCTAACCGGCGCGCGAGTAGTTCATGGCCGCTTTGCGGTCCCGCCAGCTTTTGGAGCAGATATGGCCGCCCAATATAGTTTTGTGATGAAGGGTCTGACCAAGACCTACCCCGGTGCCCAGAAGCCGACGCTGAACGGCATCCACCTGCAATTTTATCCCGATGCCAAGATCGGCATCGTCGGGCCGAACGGCACCGGTAAATCGACTTTGATGAAGATCATGGCCGGGATCGACACCGATTATAGCGGTGAGGCCTGGCCGGGTGAGGGGATTACCGTTGGCTATCTGGCACAGGAGCCCGAGCTGGATCCCAAAAAGACGGTGAAGGAAAATGTCATGGACGGGGTGCGCCCCGTTGCCGACATGCTCGACCGCTTCAACGAGATCAGCACGTTGATGGCTGATCCGCCCGAAGATGCTGATTTCGACGCGCTGATGACCGAAATGGGCGAGCTTCAGGAAAAGATCGACGCCGTCGATGGCTGGACGCTCGACAATCAGCTTGAGATAGCGATGGAAGCGCTGCGCTGCCCGCCGGGCGACTGGAGCGTTGAAAATCTGTCGGGCGGTGAAAAACGTCGTATCGCGCTCACTCGCCTGCTGCTTGAAAAGCCCTCGATCCTGCTGCTCGACGAGCCGACCAACCACCTCGACGCCGAAAGCGTCGCCTGGCTGGAGAAGCATCTCGTCGATTATCCGGGCAACGTCATCCTCGTCACCCACGATCGCTATTTCCTCGACAATGTGGTGAACTGGATACTCGAACTCGATCGCGGTCGCTACTTTGTCTATGAAGGCAATTATTCGACCTATCTGGAAAAGAAGGGCAAGCGCCTCGAACAGGAAGCGCGCGAGGATCAGGGACGCCAGAAGGCGATCAAGGACGAGCTCGAATGGATCCGGCAGTCGCCCAAGGCGCGGCAGGCCAAATCGAAAGCGCGTATCAAATCGTTCGACCAGCTTGTCGAGGCACAGGAAAACCGTGCACCCGGCAAGGCGCAGATTGTCATCCAGGTCCCCGAACGCCTCGGCGGCAAGGTGATCGAGGTCGACAATCTGTCCAAAGCCTATGGCGACAAGCTCCTTTTCGAAAATCTGTCCTTCACGCTGCCGCCCGGCGGGATCGTTGGCGTCATCGGCCCCAATGGCGCAGGCAAGTCGACGCTGTTCAAACTGATCACCGGACAGGAACAGCCCGATAGCGGCAGCATCAGCGTCGGCGACACAGTGCGCCTCGGCTATGTCGACCAGAGCCGCGACGCGCTCGATCCGGGCAAGAATGTCTGGGAAGAAATTTCGGGCGGCCATGACATGATGTCCATCGGCAAGCACGAGATGCAGACGCGCGCCTATGTGGGCGCCTTCAACTTCAAGGGCGTGGACCAGCAGAAGAAGGTCGGCATGTTGTCGGGCGGTGAACGCAACCGCGTTCATTTGGCCAAGATGCTCAAGACTGGCGGCAATGTGCTGCTGCTTGACGAGCCGACCAACGACCTCGACACCGAAACCCTCGCTGCGCTTGAGGAAGCGCTGGAGAATTTCGCGGGCTGCGCGGTGGTGATCAGCCACGACCGCTTTTTCCTCGACCGTCTGGCGACGCATATTCTTGCCTTTGAGGGCAATAGCCATGTCGAATGGTTCGAGGGCAATTTCGAAGCCTATGAGGAAGACAAGATCCGCCGTCTGGGCGAAGGCGCAACGCGGCCCCACGCGACGACGTATAAAAAGCTGTCGCGTTGACGTTGGAGGCAGCAGGGACGGCTCCCATATCGGCGAGCGCGATCCGCATGGATGTGGCCGCGCTCAACGCCTTTATGGAGAATGCCTTCCCTGAGCCGCGCCCCGGCGCGCTTCCCTATGTCGTACAGGCCGCGCCCGGGCATGTGCAGGCCCGTCTCGACCCGGGTGACCATGCGCTGCGCCCCGGCGGCCTGATATCGGGTCCCACGCAAATGGGCTTTGCCGATATGGTCGCCTATATGCTCGTTCTGGCTCACATCGGTCCAGTGGCCATGGCCGTGACCAGCGCGCTCAACTATCAGTTTTTACGCCCCTGTCGGCCCGGCCCGCTGTTCGCCGATGCTCATATGTTGCGCCTTGGCAAGCGGCTCGCCGTGATGGACGTGCGCATCTGGACAGAGGATGCCGCAAAAAAGCCCGTGGGGCAGGCCAATGTCACATATGCGATTCCATAGAGAAGTTTGAAAGCTTTGGCTTAGCGGGCAAGTCCCATATTACGGGCCAATCCATGATAGAGGCGCGTCGGGCAGATTTGCGCGCTGGCCCAATCGGCGATCAGCGCCGTTGCAAAAAGCGACACGATGATCCCCCGCGCTGCCGTGGCTTCGATCAGGATGATCACCGCGGTGAGGGGCGCGCGAACGACCCCCACGAAATAGCCCACCATGCCCATGATCACGATGGGGCCGACCGCGCTGCCAGGGAAAAAGGGCGTCAGCAAATTGCCAAATCCCGCGCCCACCGCCAGCGAGGGCGCGAAAATCCCGCCAGGAGCGCCGCTGAGCGTGGAGGCGAGGGCGGCAACGAATTTAGCGGGAAAGAACCAGAGCTTGCCATGATTGCCCTCGACCAGGAAGCGGGTGACATCATAGCCTGTGCCCCAGGTGGCGCCGCTGGTAATGACTCCGACCACAGCAACCACCATACCGCATCCTGCAGCAAAGAGGACGGGGCGCCTGGCGACGCGACGCGCCCAGCCAGTGGTCCGCTCGCTTGCCGCCAGAACGATGCGAGCAAAGAAACCGCCCGCCAGTCCTCCGCCAATGCCGGCGATGGGGGCGATAACCAGCACTTCCATCACCGGTAGAGTTTCGTGCATCTCGCCAAAATAGACATAATCGCCTGCAATCGAGAGGCTGACCAGTCCGGCGATCATCACCGCGCCCATAGTGAGAACGGCAACGCGCTGTTCATAGGCGGCGGCGAGCTCCTCTATGGCAAAGGCGATACCGGCAAGGGGCGTGTTGAAAGCAGCGGCGACGCCAGCGGCACCCCCCGCAATATAGACACCCGCCGTGACGGGCACCTTCAATAGGCGATGTGCGGCGACCATGATGGCGGCGCTGACCTGCACCGTGGGGCCTTCACGGCCAACCGATCCGCCTCCCGCCAGGGTGACGAGCGTCAGGCCCAATTTGGCAAAGGCGGTGCGCAGCGAGACCAGCGGCCCGCTTGCCTCCTGCTCTGGCCGCCGCCCTGCCGCGATGATCTGGGGGATGCCCGATCCGCGCGCTTCGGGGAAATGGCGGGTTGATATCCAGACGACCAAAGCGAAAAGACCGGGTGTGACAAGGAGCGGAAGCCACCAGGCCTGCCGCGCCATATAGCTGATCAACAGCTGGGCTTCGTCCCCTGCGCTGGCGAAAGCGAGGGCGACCAGGCCCAGCAAGACTGCGCCGCCGACCATGGCCGTACGGCGACGAATATCGATAACTTCGCGGTGAGCGCGGCGATGGAAACGCAGTTGCCAGAGGCGCAGCGCGCGTCGGAGACTCGGTTCGGCAGCCATGGCAGCGGATTGGACCCGCGCAGCGGAGAGTGCAACCCCGCGGAGAGAAACGGATCAGCGCACCCGCTTGACGCGGAGCGACCCCCCGGCGGCCTTGTCGGTCACAAAATTGGGAATATCCGCGATCAGTTCCGACAAACGGGCATAGCCATAATTGCGGACATCAAAGCTGGAGCGGTTGCCGGCAATTTGCCCAACCTCGCTGAGCGAGGCGAAACCCTGTTCGTCGCGGCGCGCGGCCTTCCAAGCATTGCTCAAAAGGTCGATCAACGCGGGGTCAATGCTTTTCCGCGCGCGTCCTTCTGCCGCGGGCGTCGCCCTGTCCGTATCGGCGTCAATCAGCGCGTCGACGTCGATAAAGCGCGTGCAGGCGCCTTGGAAGCCCTCCGGGGTTTTGGCGGCGCTGCCAAAGCCATAGACCGGAATGCCCTCCTGTCGCACGCGCATGGCGAGCGGCATGAAATCACTGTCGCTGGACATGATGCCGAGACCATCGAGCCGCCCGCGGTAAAGCAGGTCCATCGCGTCGATCGTCAATTTCATGTCGGTGGCATTTTTGCCCTTGGTGAGGTCGAATTGCTGCTGCGGTTCAATGCCGAAGCGGTGGAGTTGGTCCACCCAGCCCTTCAGCCCCTGTTTTCGCCAATTGCCATAGGCGCGGCGAATATTGACCGTGCCAAGTTCCGCCAGCGCGGTCAGCACGGGGTCCAGCCCTTGCGGGCGAGCATTATCAGCGTCGATCAACAAGGCGACATTGCCGTCCGCGCGCTTTACCATCGCTTGTCCTTCCTTGTCGGCGCTCCGCAGGGTAAAGGGGGCGCTAGGCACGTCCTCCCATCCCTCTTAGCTGTCAGGCAGGGCTGAAAGCGCCCTTGTCTTCATCCAGCACGTGCAAAATGCCATCGCTGATTGCGAAAAAAGCGCCGCGCAATTTAATCTCGCCGCTTCCCTCTTTCTCCTGAATGCAGGGGAAAGTGCGAAGATTGGCAAGGCTGACCTGTACGGCCGCCATTTCCATCGCGCGTCCCGCATCGCGGGTTGAAATGTCGTTATGATCGGCGCGCACAGCGGCGCTGGCGTCATCGAGCAAGCCAATCCAATCGGCGATAAAGCCGCCGCGCCCCGGCTCGGCGCCCGCCATGGTCTGATGAAGCGCGGCATGACAGCCGCCGCAAAGGCCGTGGCCCACGACCACGATTTCCTTCACCTTCAGAAACTGGACGGCAAATTCGAGCGCCGCAGATACGCCGTGGCGCCCCGGTGTGGTTTCAAAGGGCGGCACCAGCGCAGCGACGTTGCGGACCACGAAAATCTCGCCTGGATTGGTGTCGAAAATCTGCGCGGGCTCCACCCGGCTGTCGGAGCAGGCGATAACCATGACTTCCGGCGATTGACCCTCGGCCAATTCGCTCCAGCGATCACGCTGTTCCTGCCAGCCGCCTTCGCGAAAGCG
This window harbors:
- the ettA gene encoding energy-dependent translational throttle protein EttA, producing MAAQYSFVMKGLTKTYPGAQKPTLNGIHLQFYPDAKIGIVGPNGTGKSTLMKIMAGIDTDYSGEAWPGEGITVGYLAQEPELDPKKTVKENVMDGVRPVADMLDRFNEISTLMADPPEDADFDALMTEMGELQEKIDAVDGWTLDNQLEIAMEALRCPPGDWSVENLSGGEKRRIALTRLLLEKPSILLLDEPTNHLDAESVAWLEKHLVDYPGNVILVTHDRYFLDNVVNWILELDRGRYFVYEGNYSTYLEKKGKRLEQEAREDQGRQKAIKDELEWIRQSPKARQAKSKARIKSFDQLVEAQENRAPGKAQIVIQVPERLGGKVIEVDNLSKAYGDKLLFENLSFTLPPGGIVGVIGPNGAGKSTLFKLITGQEQPDSGSISVGDTVRLGYVDQSRDALDPGKNVWEEISGGHDMMSIGKHEMQTRAYVGAFNFKGVDQQKKVGMLSGGERNRVHLAKMLKTGGNVLLLDEPTNDLDTETLAALEEALENFAGCAVVISHDRFFLDRLATHILAFEGNSHVEWFEGNFEAYEEDKIRRLGEGATRPHATTYKKLSR
- a CDS encoding polysaccharide deacetylase family protein translates to MQSASDLLMPPTPPNLVTLSEGEASRFWVTIDAEEDFDWAGPFSRTGHRLDSVPALADCQHYFEQAGVCPIYLVDWPIVEDDRAVEILGNALRGGRCEVGAQLHPWVTPPFEEEVNAHNSYTGNLPPELQRAKMAALQRGIEDRFGVAPLVYRAGRYGLGHDTATMLAELGFRCDTSVRSAFDYRPGHGPDYRNAPLQPWWVETDVQPILEVPVTTVFGGLLGGKGRGLYHRLTRGGSHAGAALARSRLVERIALTPEGIPAERACKAIDIALARRLPILNFSFHSPSLQPGNTPYVRDEADLVRFYRWWDIVLDHLKRRGVEPTSAAEILAMADQKRGAH
- a CDS encoding NYN domain-containing protein, which translates into the protein MVKRADGNVALLIDADNARPQGLDPVLTALAELGTVNIRRAYGNWRKQGLKGWVDQLHRFGIEPQQQFDLTKGKNATDMKLTIDAMDLLYRGRLDGLGIMSSDSDFMPLAMRVRQEGIPVYGFGSAAKTPEGFQGACTRFIDVDALIDADTDRATPAAEGRARKSIDPALIDLLSNAWKAARRDEQGFASLSEVGQIAGNRSSFDVRNYGYARLSELIADIPNFVTDKAAGGSLRVKRVR
- a CDS encoding chloride channel protein, whose protein sequence is MAAEPSLRRALRLWQLRFHRRAHREVIDIRRRTAMVGGAVLLGLVALAFASAGDEAQLLISYMARQAWWLPLLVTPGLFALVVWISTRHFPEARGSGIPQIIAAGRRPEQEASGPLVSLRTAFAKLGLTLVTLAGGGSVGREGPTVQVSAAIMVAAHRLLKVPVTAGVYIAGGAAGVAAAFNTPLAGIAFAIEELAAAYEQRVAVLTMGAVMIAGLVSLSIAGDYVYFGEMHETLPVMEVLVIAPIAGIGGGLAGGFFARIVLAASERTTGWARRVARRPVLFAAGCGMVVAVVGVITSGATWGTGYDVTRFLVEGNHGKLWFFPAKFVAALASTLSGAPGGIFAPSLAVGAGFGNLLTPFFPGSAVGPIVIMGMVGYFVGVVRAPLTAVIILIEATAARGIIVSLFATALIADWASAQICPTRLYHGLARNMGLAR
- a CDS encoding Lrp/AsnC family transcriptional regulator, with translation MASQKFDEIDLQILDELQKNGRITNVELAHHVGLTAPPCLRRVRALEESGVIRSYHADLDPAKLGYGITVFAMVSLRSQAESDLQAFEDYIADLPEVRECYMLNGEIDFLLKVVARDLQSFQAFLTAQLTSAPNVTSVKTSLTIRTAKQLAGIPVQA
- a CDS encoding sensor histidine kinase, yielding MLTKPLGEGPVRHSPDPMIDTILRQSPGEGRGAVAAWRQLTDILAQRGNSLSESDVLRALRALALLRPRIEERIRRDTALAVARHGRFAPLVAFYAHDVPSVAVAMLQNARLDEPDWLALLPATGAMARSVLAGRGDLPLRVRRALASLGAASMALPAASHQAAEVQADAEPEQAPPRAAGGSQISELVRRIDKFKSSRAQKESSAERTDQVAAFRFETGADGLFCWVEGVARGAAIGLSLAEAAYGEETGVDAAAAGAFRQRAEIVNAQLRLAGRNKEAGEWRLSARPRFDPATGQFIGYRGHARRPLANERPYGRSSEEESGDSIRQLIHELRSPLNAISGFAQIIAGQMFGPVSGAYRAMAEGVITDAASIQAIIDDLHLATRHEPAPPADDEEQREAADIAAVTQKVEDDLAPLLADQGVRLSLSRIGGPFLAHVVEHDARRMIGRLVTAMVDICEPGANLVGQLLLDASETGMLRLRIVRPAAIRFASAEELLDPGFSPEGEAPGAAILSLGFSLRLVDRLARAVGGELEIGHNALTLRLRSATSNPRTEDEPSPDIQRNE
- a CDS encoding carbonic anhydrase codes for the protein MPLFKDLIQGYHRFREGGWQEQRDRWSELAEGQSPEVMVIACSDSRVEPAQIFDTNPGEIFVVRNVAALVPPFETTPGRHGVSAALEFAVQFLKVKEIVVVGHGLCGGCHAALHQTMAGAEPGRGGFIADWIGLLDDASAAVRADHNDISTRDAGRAMEMAAVQVSLANLRTFPCIQEKEGSGEIKLRGAFFAISDGILHVLDEDKGAFSPA
- a CDS encoding PaaI family thioesterase, whose amino-acid sequence is MTLEAAGTAPISASAIRMDVAALNAFMENAFPEPRPGALPYVVQAAPGHVQARLDPGDHALRPGGLISGPTQMGFADMVAYMLVLAHIGPVAMAVTSALNYQFLRPCRPGPLFADAHMLRLGKRLAVMDVRIWTEDAAKKPVGQANVTYAIP
- a CDS encoding PRC-barrel domain-containing protein, giving the protein MTDTLERNETHRLISSEKVEGTAVYSPESDKLGTVSHVMIDKRSGQAEYAVLEFGGLFGIGSDHYPIPWDMLSYDTDKGGYIVNLSKEQIEGAPRYQRDSMPVYDDNYGRTVFSYYGLNYPAL
- a CDS encoding tetratricopeptide repeat protein: MFNRFRSLPATAMAAVLGCALTMTATPAAAREKAKKEEASKGNQLAPSREFTPALKKLTDAAQGKDAAALQAALTEAEASAAKADDHYLTAFYRLQLGILNKDQAIQAQALDAMLDSGLTPPENAATYNFFSGNFAYAAKDYAKAIQRLEAAQAAGSTEAALTPILMDSYLNAGQIDKGWAIAKAEIEARRAAEERPGEELFVRPAQAFQKANRTPDVLEVLTMRVEDYSTPATWRNTLYILLQQAGGDKDLSLDILRLMRATGSMTDRAEYSEYAALATEAGYPGEVVSLIKQGQAKGVIPASDVHFKGVLDSQTPRARDDEAALAADAGKASTKANPKVALGTADALVGNGDYAKAIPLYEAALAAGANPVAQYRLGVAQVQAGQYDAGIATLAKVEGNRARLARLWSVHAKQKASGSAG